The following coding sequences lie in one Clostridiales bacterium genomic window:
- a CDS encoding family 10 glycosylhydrolase, translating into MNTAVLYVVGATSQNSCGRIIDVFEAYGINARQITTGEILDGKLHGFDAIVVPGGRATGIAEALGKEGCNEIESFVKNGGGYVGICAGAFLAARGYNDPTSKVMLVNAEALDIMHWDRGSGDVQVKVMDSDHPVMQGYSGAITVNYENGPLLIPAKDDDIPPYIDLAAYISDVHQNKDAARGIMPGSSAVTVSGYGKGRCVLFSFHPESTPGLERMLVHGFLWAAKRSLDHHLLGNGKINTFKVKGAWLWGSTVYNNGPDGAKIITGQMKRYGFTDIFLLVDGESGSVGYNSEIALSVAHPDRDILKNIVEEAHKKNLRVHAWFVINSDMQWAHNHPDDAMRYIDGRADESGKRVSLLSISYREYVKKLICEVIRNYDVDGIHVDYIRYMDAEICFNERNEVSRAKALGINMKRVKEFMDKTFYIEKDMKSIFEAYDNGDKDIRDWINLRKDAVNSFAREIRDIVKGMDPEIKYSASLVPWGAYDSNFLAAQENSNTFADVEYGQNYKDASSIYDFIIPMTYWNDFKKSPQWVSKLYENARSIFGKDRVLAGIQAYSTDKTGDLCDTIYSIDEIGADGVVLFRYGAFGLGSICMKNIDADKNILDIVMTNTLSPDYAADTDITKVEIYMMGGLAIKKLPDVINGCEVNISDDKKVIIITGSPCMVRNDSIRFSAFVEGENKTGRECAQIKFFLADRCREIRVLTK; encoded by the coding sequence ATGAATACAGCAGTTCTATATGTTGTGGGAGCGACTTCACAAAACAGTTGTGGCAGAATAATTGATGTCTTTGAGGCTTATGGCATAAATGCACGGCAGATCACGACTGGAGAAATTTTGGATGGAAAATTGCATGGTTTCGATGCAATTGTAGTTCCAGGAGGAAGAGCGACAGGAATAGCTGAGGCCCTTGGCAAAGAAGGATGCAATGAAATCGAAAGCTTTGTTAAAAATGGAGGAGGATATGTTGGAATATGTGCAGGTGCATTCTTGGCAGCCCGGGGGTACAATGATCCCACATCGAAAGTTATGCTTGTAAATGCAGAAGCTTTAGATATAATGCACTGGGATAGGGGATCGGGGGATGTTCAGGTAAAAGTTATGGATTCGGATCATCCGGTAATGCAGGGTTATTCAGGGGCAATAACAGTGAACTATGAAAACGGGCCTCTTCTTATACCTGCAAAAGATGATGATATACCTCCATATATTGATCTTGCAGCATATATAAGCGATGTGCATCAAAATAAAGATGCCGCGAGAGGCATAATGCCCGGTTCGTCAGCCGTAACCGTATCTGGATATGGGAAGGGGAGATGTGTTCTTTTTAGTTTTCATCCGGAATCTACTCCCGGACTTGAAAGGATGCTTGTACATGGCTTTTTATGGGCGGCAAAGCGTTCATTGGATCATCATCTGTTGGGAAACGGAAAAATAAACACTTTTAAAGTTAAAGGTGCCTGGCTATGGGGTAGCACTGTTTATAACAACGGTCCGGACGGTGCGAAAATAATAACGGGGCAGATGAAACGATACGGTTTTACAGATATATTCTTGCTTGTAGATGGAGAAAGTGGTTCTGTCGGTTATAACAGCGAAATAGCCCTTTCAGTAGCTCATCCTGACAGGGATATATTAAAAAATATCGTTGAAGAGGCTCACAAAAAGAATCTGCGGGTTCATGCATGGTTTGTGATAAACTCCGACATGCAATGGGCGCATAATCATCCGGACGATGCTATGCGATATATAGATGGAAGGGCTGACGAGAGTGGGAAAAGGGTATCTCTTTTGTCAATATCCTACAGGGAATATGTTAAAAAACTTATATGTGAAGTAATAAGAAATTACGATGTGGATGGCATACATGTCGACTATATAAGATATATGGATGCTGAAATCTGCTTTAATGAAAGAAATGAAGTCTCAAGGGCAAAGGCGCTTGGAATAAATATGAAGAGAGTAAAAGAATTTATGGACAAGACATTTTATATAGAAAAAGATATGAAGTCCATATTTGAAGCGTATGATAATGGAGATAAGGATATTAGGGATTGGATAAATCTTAGAAAAGATGCCGTAAATTCTTTTGCAAGGGAAATCAGAGACATCGTAAAGGGGATGGACCCTGAGATAAAATATTCCGCAAGCCTTGTGCCTTGGGGAGCATATGATTCCAATTTTTTGGCAGCGCAGGAAAATTCAAATACATTTGCGGATGTGGAGTATGGTCAGAATTATAAAGATGCATCATCCATATATGATTTTATTATACCGATGACATACTGGAATGATTTTAAAAAATCACCCCAATGGGTAAGCAAGCTTTATGAAAATGCGAGGAGCATATTTGGAAAGGACAGGGTGCTTGCCGGAATTCAGGCTTATTCCACAGATAAAACCGGTGACCTATGCGATACCATTTACTCTATAGATGAAATAGGCGCAGATGGAGTGGTACTTTTTAGATATGGTGCATTTGGTTTGGGTTCAATATGTATGAAGAATATAGATGCAGATAAGAATATTTTAGATATTGTCATGACCAATACATTAAGTCCCGATTACGCTGCGGATACAGACATAACGAAGGTTGAAATATATATGATGGGAGGCCTTGCCATAAAAAAATTGCCCGATGTGATCAACGGGTGTGAAGTAAATATTTCTGATGATAAAAAAGTAATTATAATAACAGGCTCTCCCTGCATGGTCAGAAATGACAGCATAAGATTTTCTGCTTTTGTAGAAGGAGAAAATAAAACGGGACGTGAATGTGCACAGATCAAATTCTTTTTGGCAGATAGGTGCAGGGAGATAAGAGTGTTAACAAAATAA
- a CDS encoding glycoside hydrolase family 3 protein, with protein MDIKKLSLDEKIGQMIMAGFPSKYCDDHFMKLVREYNVGNIDLFGRNIGSIRETVSLTHDIQENMIENMGIPAFIGMDQEGGMVSRIKEGAAFFPGNMAFGAANIKGGTFEEGRIIGEVLRNMGINLDIAPVLDVNCNPENPIIGTRSYGDNPLKVASLGMDFIKGIQSRNVLSAAKHFPGHGDTSADTHLSMPYISYGMDRLNKVELYPFRKAVNAGVDGIMTAHIVYTALEDKGLPATLSYNILTRLLREEMNFKGIIITDCMEMDAIARNYGIEKASVMAVKAGADMICISHHLDVQIKSIDAIKNAVLKGDIAEDRIDDSVQRIVDMKNKYNILKNPFPDIKKAEASLENPVYLNFSREISQKSITLVKDDNNLIPLKGDGIVSIAPEPLSLTGVEDEEKRKYAFSYAVKEKFGGKAFIIPLNPEMDLIQKISAECKDAFRVVIGTYNANSNPGQLELIDKIKKCNKNVIAVILRSPYDLLSIHGISTCVCTYEYTPNSVSSVLKVLDGEIKPSGNLPINIF; from the coding sequence ATGGATATAAAAAAATTGAGCCTTGATGAAAAAATAGGTCAGATGATTATGGCGGGTTTCCCATCGAAATATTGCGATGACCATTTTATGAAATTGGTACGGGAATATAACGTCGGAAATATAGATTTATTCGGACGGAATATAGGTTCGATTCGAGAAACGGTAAGTCTTACACATGACATTCAGGAAAATATGATAGAAAATATGGGGATACCGGCATTTATCGGTATGGATCAGGAAGGCGGAATGGTTTCAAGGATCAAAGAAGGAGCAGCTTTTTTCCCAGGGAATATGGCCTTTGGAGCAGCAAATATCAAGGGTGGTACTTTTGAAGAGGGGCGGATAATAGGGGAAGTGCTGCGCAATATGGGGATAAATTTGGATATTGCGCCTGTGCTTGATGTGAACTGCAATCCTGAAAATCCCATAATAGGTACCAGATCATATGGCGATAATCCTCTAAAAGTTGCTTCGTTGGGGATGGATTTTATAAAGGGTATTCAAAGCAGAAATGTTCTATCCGCCGCGAAGCATTTCCCGGGGCATGGTGATACATCTGCAGATACACATTTATCCATGCCTTATATCTCATATGGCATGGATAGGCTGAATAAAGTTGAGCTTTATCCTTTCCGGAAAGCAGTTAATGCAGGGGTCGACGGGATAATGACGGCTCATATAGTTTATACCGCTCTGGAGGATAAAGGACTTCCTGCGACTTTATCTTATAATATTCTTACCAGGCTTTTAAGAGAAGAAATGAATTTCAAAGGTATTATTATAACCGATTGTATGGAAATGGATGCGATCGCCAGGAATTATGGGATTGAAAAAGCGTCGGTAATGGCGGTAAAAGCGGGGGCAGATATGATATGTATATCCCATCATCTCGATGTGCAGATAAAAAGCATAGATGCCATTAAAAATGCGGTTTTAAAAGGCGATATTGCGGAGGATAGAATCGACGATTCAGTACAAAGGATAGTTGACATGAAAAACAAGTATAATATATTGAAAAATCCGTTCCCCGATATAAAAAAAGCTGAAGCCAGCTTGGAAAATCCGGTATATCTAAATTTCTCGAGGGAAATCAGCCAAAAAAGTATTACTCTTGTAAAAGACGACAACAATCTCATACCATTGAAGGGCGATGGGATTGTTTCCATCGCTCCTGAACCTCTGAGCCTGACAGGCGTTGAAGACGAGGAAAAAAGGAAGTATGCTTTTTCATATGCTGTAAAAGAAAAATTTGGAGGAAAAGCTTTTATAATACCATTAAATCCGGAAATGGATTTGATTCAGAAAATTTCAGCCGAGTGCAAAGATGCTTTTAGAGTAGTAATAGGTACATATAATGCCAACTCCAATCCGGGGCAGCTTGAGCTGATAGATAAAATAAAGAAATGCAACAAGAATGTAATCGCGGTAATTTTAAGGAGTCCTTATGATTTGCTGTCCATACATGGCATTTCCACATGTGTATGTACATACGAATATACACCGAATTCAGTCTCGAGTGTTTTGAAAGTGCTGGACGGCGAAATAAAACCATCAGGCAATCTGCCGATAAATATTTTTTAA
- a CDS encoding sugar phosphate isomerase/epimerase family protein produces the protein MKKAVNIWSFKEGTPIKKCILAAKEAGYEGIELALNESGELGLECSERELLDIKSFAKEVGIELPSFATGLYWKYSFTSSDKSIREKAKYIAKKQLEFAATLGADTILVVPGAVGVDFIPGAEVVSYDRAYDLSLEAINDLKDDAEKCNIAIGIENVWNKFLLSPLETRDFIDKIGSDFVGVYFDVGNVIYTGYPEQWIRILGKRIKKVHFKDFRRNAGNIGGFVDLLEGDVNFAEVVKALKEIGYTDYVTAEMSPYKNDNENQVVINTSLSMDKILERKKGRI, from the coding sequence ATGAAAAAAGCTGTTAACATCTGGTCTTTTAAAGAAGGTACACCCATAAAAAAATGCATACTTGCTGCAAAAGAAGCAGGTTATGAGGGAATAGAGCTTGCCCTTAATGAAAGCGGGGAGCTTGGACTTGAATGCAGCGAAAGGGAACTTTTGGATATTAAAAGTTTTGCGAAGGAAGTTGGCATAGAGCTTCCCAGCTTTGCCACAGGATTGTACTGGAAATACTCGTTTACAAGCAGCGATAAAAGTATCAGGGAAAAGGCTAAATATATAGCTAAAAAACAGCTGGAATTTGCAGCGACTTTAGGCGCCGATACGATACTTGTCGTTCCCGGTGCGGTAGGTGTCGACTTTATCCCGGGTGCAGAAGTTGTAAGCTATGACAGGGCGTATGATTTGTCATTGGAGGCGATAAACGATTTAAAAGATGATGCCGAAAAATGCAACATCGCCATAGGAATAGAAAATGTATGGAATAAATTCCTGCTGTCTCCACTTGAAACGAGGGATTTTATAGACAAGATCGGGAGCGATTTTGTAGGAGTTTATTTCGATGTGGGAAATGTAATATATACAGGTTATCCTGAGCAATGGATAAGGATATTGGGTAAAAGGATTAAAAAAGTACATTTTAAGGACTTCAGAAGAAATGCAGGCAATATAGGGGGCTTTGTAGATCTTTTAGAGGGGGATGTAAATTTTGCAGAAGTTGTAAAAGCTCTCAAGGAGATCGGGTATACAGACTATGTAACCGCTGAAATGAGCCCGTATAAAAATGATAATGAAAATCAGGTAGTAATTAATACATCTTTATCTATGGATAAAATACTTGAAAGGAAAAAAGGGAGGATTTAG
- a CDS encoding Gfo/Idh/MocA family oxidoreductase: MLKAGLIGIGFMGRGHLDNYIRFEKEGFPVKLAAICDIDPDKFKGIFIKGNLNVGNSKYDFSKYHLYTDIDEMLDKEDIDCVDIALPTYLHAKASVKALNKGLNVFCEKPMALNRNECKEMIDAANKNGKRLMIGHCLRFWPGYEYLKECVDSKKYGNVNEAYFFRGGSTPSWSYGNWLLKGELSGGALLDQHIHDVDEINWLFGMPLSVSTFGKKVIKGSGFDIVSTNYIYDDRKIVTAQDDWTLNGDFGFEASYRVAFEKANIVFERGALKVNPHNEKGFTPNIEKESAYYKEMKFFYESIINNTSNEIAPPQSAMETIKIAEAEIKSANEGGKLISVE, translated from the coding sequence ATGTTAAAGGCAGGATTAATAGGTATAGGTTTTATGGGAAGGGGGCACCTTGATAATTATATACGTTTTGAAAAGGAGGGATTCCCTGTAAAGCTTGCGGCCATATGCGATATAGATCCGGACAAGTTCAAGGGCATATTTATAAAGGGAAACCTTAATGTAGGAAATAGCAAGTATGATTTTTCAAAATATCATCTGTATACAGATATCGACGAAATGCTGGATAAAGAAGATATTGATTGCGTGGATATAGCCCTTCCTACATATTTGCATGCAAAAGCTTCTGTAAAAGCTCTCAATAAAGGTCTCAATGTATTTTGTGAAAAACCTATGGCATTAAATCGCAATGAATGCAAAGAGATGATTGATGCTGCAAACAAAAATGGAAAGAGGCTTATGATTGGGCATTGCCTGAGATTCTGGCCTGGATATGAGTACCTGAAAGAATGTGTTGACAGCAAAAAATATGGAAATGTAAATGAAGCTTATTTCTTCAGAGGGGGCTCAACACCGAGCTGGTCCTATGGAAACTGGTTGTTGAAAGGAGAGCTAAGCGGCGGAGCCCTTCTTGATCAGCATATACACGACGTTGATGAGATAAACTGGCTGTTTGGAATGCCCTTATCGGTTTCAACATTTGGTAAAAAAGTCATAAAGGGCAGCGGCTTTGATATTGTATCTACCAATTATATTTATGATGACCGGAAAATCGTAACTGCACAGGATGATTGGACATTGAACGGGGATTTTGGATTTGAGGCGTCTTACAGGGTTGCATTTGAAAAAGCCAACATTGTCTTTGAAAGAGGAGCTTTGAAAGTAAACCCTCATAATGAAAAGGGCTTTACCCCGAATATAGAAAAGGAAAGCGCATACTATAAAGAAATGAAATTCTTCTATGAATCCATAATAAATAATACTTCAAATGAAATCGCACCTCCACAAAGTGCAATGGAGACAATAAAAATTGCCGAAGCAGAAATTAAATCCGCAAATGAAGGTGGAAAGCTTATAAGTGTAGAGTAA
- a CDS encoding site-specific integrase produces MSGSIEKRGINTYRLVVPGGSSNGKRIKFKKTITIDGKTEAAKMRKAKIELAKFVAEVDSNTYIEPAKMTFNDLCTKWIKDYGETNLAPKTLFRYKEMLNSRILPAMGHLKIEKIKPLHLVEFYKNLQESGIRKDGKPGGLSAQTIKHHHRLIHAIFETAVKEWDLLAVNPAANIKPPKVPKCEAKFYEEADIKALLAALDTLPESKLKYKLAVYIDISTGLRLGELMGLKWGHINMQTGIISIVEATQYLPKMGTFEKSPKTVTSNRVLVLPAITLSMLKNYKLQQNEYRLKMGSLWNNTDFVFTQRNGSPMNTYTFSRWFPKFLKSHNLKKITFHQLRHTNATMLLSSGMDLKTVSKLLGHANISTTGNIYAHALQTANKTAAEKINTLLSDAK; encoded by the coding sequence ATGTCCGGGTCGATTGAAAAGCGAGGCATAAATACGTATCGATTAGTTGTCCCTGGTGGGTCCTCAAATGGGAAGCGTATAAAGTTTAAAAAAACAATAACGATTGATGGGAAAACTGAAGCTGCTAAAATGCGGAAAGCTAAAATTGAACTTGCAAAATTCGTCGCTGAAGTTGATTCAAATACTTACATCGAGCCTGCTAAAATGACCTTTAATGATTTATGCACTAAATGGATAAAAGATTATGGGGAAACAAATCTTGCTCCAAAAACTTTATTCCGTTATAAAGAAATGTTAAATAGCCGTATACTGCCGGCTATGGGCCACCTGAAAATTGAAAAAATCAAACCGCTGCACTTGGTGGAATTTTATAAAAATCTTCAGGAAAGTGGTATTAGGAAAGATGGTAAGCCCGGCGGCTTATCTGCGCAAACGATAAAACACCACCACCGCTTAATCCATGCAATATTTGAAACGGCTGTAAAAGAATGGGATTTATTGGCTGTAAATCCTGCCGCCAATATTAAACCGCCTAAGGTCCCAAAATGTGAAGCAAAATTTTACGAGGAAGCTGATATTAAGGCATTGTTAGCGGCTCTCGATACCCTGCCGGAATCAAAATTGAAATATAAACTTGCTGTATACATTGATATTAGTACCGGTTTACGTTTGGGTGAATTAATGGGCCTCAAATGGGGACATATTAATATGCAAACAGGCATAATTAGTATAGTTGAAGCCACTCAATATCTGCCCAAAATGGGGACATTTGAAAAAAGTCCTAAAACCGTTACATCTAACCGTGTGCTTGTGCTGCCTGCTATAACCTTATCCATGCTAAAAAATTATAAATTGCAGCAAAATGAATATAGGTTAAAAATGGGTAGCCTGTGGAATAATACCGATTTTGTATTTACGCAGCGCAATGGGTCCCCGATGAACACATATACCTTTAGCCGTTGGTTCCCGAAATTTTTAAAAAGCCATAACTTAAAAAAAATAACCTTTCATCAGCTGCGGCATACCAATGCCACTATGCTGTTAAGCTCTGGGATGGACCTTAAAACTGTATCTAAATTACTTGGCCATGCGAATATATCTACTACGGGTAATATATACGCACATGCGCTGCAAACGGCAAATAAAACGGCGGCTGAAAAAATCAATACTCTGCTTTCAGACGCAAAATAA
- a CDS encoding helix-turn-helix transcriptional regulator has protein sequence MATFSERMRVLRKEKSISLEKLADILGTTKATLSRYENNMREPKAEFVQQLADYFGVSTDYILGLTDVKKPADEIANAIKSDPELMEFWNALRAREDLRLFFKQTRKLSPKAIKQIVKIIKIIEDEESASAE, from the coding sequence ATGGCAACTTTTTCGGAACGAATGAGGGTGTTAAGGAAGGAAAAAAGTATCAGCTTGGAAAAATTAGCGGATATATTAGGTACTACAAAGGCAACATTATCTCGGTATGAAAATAATATGAGGGAGCCCAAAGCTGAATTTGTGCAGCAATTAGCTGATTATTTTGGCGTATCCACTGATTACATACTTGGGCTTACTGACGTGAAAAAACCAGCTGACGAAATTGCAAACGCTATTAAATCGGATCCCGAATTGATGGAATTTTGGAATGCCTTAAGAGCAAGGGAAGATTTACGCCTATTTTTCAAACAAACTCGGAAACTTTCACCCAAAGCCATAAAACAAATTGTCAAAATTATCAAAATAATTGAAGATGAAGAATCTGCAAGTGCTGAGTAA
- a CDS encoding helix-turn-helix transcriptional regulator, translating into MKKNPNYKLKALRVEHRLTQTDMGNLLNISKVAYSFKENGKRDFTESEIRYICSHFKANPNDIFFNDVTDGITQYGGEK; encoded by the coding sequence ATGAAGAAAAATCCAAATTATAAATTGAAAGCATTAAGAGTAGAGCATAGGTTGACGCAAACGGATATGGGTAATTTATTGAATATAAGTAAGGTAGCCTATAGCTTTAAGGAAAACGGTAAAAGAGACTTTACCGAATCAGAAATAAGATATATTTGCAGTCACTTTAAGGCAAACCCAAACGATATTTTTTTTAATGATGTTACCGATGGGATAACACAATATGGAGGTGAGAAATAA
- a CDS encoding helix-turn-helix domain-containing protein: MNIAPVTMSMQEAANYIGISYEMLRQMALRKEIPCICCGNRKLFRQATIDAWMTEQEKSKDNIDDSYGKLRKIY, encoded by the coding sequence ATGAATATAGCTCCAGTAACAATGTCCATGCAGGAGGCAGCAAATTATATCGGTATTAGCTATGAAATGTTAAGGCAGATGGCACTTAGGAAAGAAATACCATGTATATGCTGCGGGAATAGAAAGTTATTCAGACAAGCGACAATTGATGCATGGATGACTGAACAAGAAAAGAGTAAGGACAATATTGATGACAGCTACGGAAAATTAAGAAAAATATATTAG
- a CDS encoding ERF family protein, whose amino-acid sequence MEQTKPKNIYQKLIEVRKAVPYLQKTESGNQYKYVGSSGVLTAVRGELDKQGLLLIPRVKSVKVTGDTVEKTDNYGTKHTTTWFTELTMEYTWINADNPEEKIVCEWYGQGVDIAGEKGVGKALTYAEKYFLLKFFNIATDTDDPDKYQELGNNELHINHEPKLISKPAGDTITEKQAKRLFAIAKGNQDLVRNTIGKYGYERTSEIKKAEYENICNEISDNVKMQIYDDIPFMGDAGGGEN is encoded by the coding sequence ATGGAACAAACAAAGCCAAAAAATATATATCAAAAATTGATTGAGGTGAGAAAAGCAGTTCCATATTTGCAGAAGACAGAGAGTGGAAACCAATATAAATATGTTGGCAGCTCAGGAGTATTAACAGCAGTAAGAGGGGAATTAGATAAACAAGGCCTATTACTTATCCCGAGGGTAAAAAGCGTAAAGGTGACAGGCGACACAGTAGAAAAAACAGATAACTACGGTACTAAGCATACTACAACATGGTTTACAGAGCTAACAATGGAGTACACATGGATAAATGCCGACAACCCGGAGGAAAAAATAGTTTGCGAATGGTATGGGCAAGGCGTAGATATAGCAGGAGAAAAGGGAGTCGGTAAGGCTTTAACATACGCAGAAAAATATTTCTTGCTTAAGTTTTTTAATATCGCAACAGACACGGATGACCCGGATAAATATCAGGAACTCGGCAACAATGAACTCCACATAAACCATGAACCAAAGCTGATAAGTAAGCCTGCTGGAGATACAATAACAGAAAAACAAGCTAAGCGGTTGTTTGCAATAGCAAAAGGCAACCAAGATTTAGTAAGGAATACAATCGGGAAATATGGATATGAACGCACATCTGAAATTAAAAAGGCTGAATATGAAAATATTTGTAACGAAATAAGCGATAACGTAAAAATGCAAATATATGATGATATCCCATTTATGGGCGATGCGGGAGGAGGAGAAAATTAA
- a CDS encoding PD-(D/E)XK nuclease family protein has product MDHTSVSQLNMYLRCPAQYYYRYIEGLILPPNATITRGKTVHKGIEINYKQKMKTHENMPLNDLKDIVAEEFDREAEDTDFRNDDRGKTKDSAVTLAATYHTKIAANIQPVGVEQEINIPLAGTTLKGYIDLIDNAGYIRDTKTASKSPAKNTADKSIQLTAYALAYRRIYGQPEAGVILDYLVDGKVPKAATLASSRTGAQIKRFCSIAYYICNAIKAGCFYPNINSLMCSPKWCGYWDKCHKDFGGDM; this is encoded by the coding sequence ATGGACCATACATCAGTGTCACAGTTAAATATGTATTTACGATGCCCTGCGCAATACTATTACAGGTACATTGAAGGGCTAATTTTACCACCAAATGCAACAATTACAAGAGGTAAGACAGTACACAAAGGAATTGAAATAAATTACAAGCAAAAGATGAAAACACATGAGAACATGCCGCTGAATGACCTAAAGGATATCGTTGCCGAAGAATTCGATAGGGAGGCGGAGGATACTGATTTCAGGAATGATGACAGAGGCAAGACCAAAGATTCCGCTGTAACGCTGGCGGCAACATATCACACCAAAATTGCCGCAAATATACAACCCGTAGGCGTAGAGCAGGAAATAAATATCCCATTAGCCGGCACAACATTAAAGGGATATATAGACCTAATAGACAATGCCGGTTATATAAGGGACACAAAAACGGCGAGCAAGTCTCCAGCGAAGAATACAGCAGATAAATCAATACAATTAACCGCTTATGCGTTAGCCTATAGGCGCATTTATGGACAACCAGAAGCCGGAGTAATACTTGACTATTTAGTAGACGGCAAAGTACCAAAGGCGGCAACTTTAGCATCGAGCAGGACCGGGGCACAAATAAAGCGGTTTTGCAGCATCGCATACTATATTTGTAACGCAATAAAGGCTGGATGTTTTTACCCGAATATAAACAGCCTAATGTGCAGCCCAAAGTGGTGCGGCTATTGGGACAAGTGCCATAAGGACTTCGGAGGCGACATGTAA
- a CDS encoding replicative helicase loader/inhibitor, with protein sequence MKKVEIVKLLAILNTAFPNMQISDATVSLWYELLGDIDFIIAQAAIKKLLLESPYPPAIADVRKQITEIMAPKNGLEPAQAWGEVISAVQHFGFYREEEAIKSLNPTVAKVVKYMSWREICLSEEPGVVRGQFLKMYEQVRKREQQDALLPENLKSIIAKIAERHDLKMIEGGKE encoded by the coding sequence ATGAAAAAAGTTGAAATTGTTAAACTATTAGCTATTTTAAATACAGCATTTCCCAACATGCAAATTAGTGATGCAACGGTTAGCCTATGGTATGAATTGCTTGGAGATATTGATTTTATAATAGCCCAAGCGGCAATTAAAAAATTGTTGTTAGAAAGTCCATACCCTCCAGCTATTGCAGATGTGCGCAAGCAAATTACTGAAATAATGGCGCCAAAAAATGGGCTGGAGCCTGCACAGGCTTGGGGAGAAGTTATATCAGCAGTTCAACATTTTGGCTTTTACAGGGAAGAGGAAGCAATAAAGAGTCTTAATCCCACGGTGGCAAAGGTCGTAAAATACATGAGTTGGAGAGAGATATGCCTAAGCGAAGAGCCGGGAGTTGTGAGAGGGCAATTTTTAAAGATGTATGAACAGGTGCGGAAAAGAGAACAACAAGATGCATTATTACCGGAAAATCTTAAAAGCATTATTGCGAAAATAGCAGAAAGGCACGACTTAAAAATGATTGAAGGAGGTAAAGAGTGA
- a CDS encoding DUF2292 domain-containing protein, giving the protein MENKGLEEKEKRLIQYIRKLRYGELVIKVQDSLPIAIERAREKVKL; this is encoded by the coding sequence ATGGAGAATAAAGGGTTAGAGGAGAAAGAAAAAAGATTAATACAGTATATAAGAAAATTAAGATATGGAGAATTGGTAATAAAAGTACAGGACAGTCTTCCGATAGCAATAGAGAGGGCGAGGGAAAAAGTAAAGTTATAA
- a CDS encoding putative HNHc nuclease: MKFNCEIDNIRTLKKGMKVTLSVDDEQTRKVMECIYNFMDKPITIEFLVNDAAQIERLKQINEDQRKKIYAILKDIANSTGDSLENTKDNLKIEFLQHSQYDMFSLSNCSKELASDFIDYLLNFAFENGIPMSEHPLKYTDNVDRYLLACINHKICAVCGQPGEIHHWDAIGMGRDRNKYDDSQNKKICLCRLHHTEAHTIGNKAFQDKYYVYGIKEGKQ; the protein is encoded by the coding sequence TTGAAATTCAATTGTGAAATAGATAATATAAGGACTTTAAAAAAAGGCATGAAGGTTACGCTGTCGGTTGACGATGAGCAAACACGTAAAGTCATGGAATGTATATATAACTTTATGGATAAGCCGATAACAATAGAGTTTTTGGTTAATGATGCAGCACAAATTGAGAGACTAAAACAAATTAACGAGGACCAGCGGAAGAAAATATATGCGATATTGAAGGACATCGCAAATAGTACAGGCGATAGTCTCGAGAACACAAAGGACAATCTAAAAATAGAGTTTTTGCAGCATAGCCAATATGATATGTTTAGCTTAAGTAATTGCAGCAAAGAGTTAGCAAGTGATTTTATAGATTATTTGCTAAATTTTGCATTTGAAAATGGGATACCGATGTCAGAACACCCGTTAAAATATACCGACAATGTAGACAGATATTTACTGGCATGTATAAATCATAAGATATGCGCCGTGTGCGGGCAGCCGGGGGAAATACACCATTGGGATGCAATAGGTATGGGCAGGGATAGAAATAAATATGACGATTCACAAAACAAGAAAATATGTTTATGCCGTTTGCACCATACAGAGGCCCACACTATCGGCAATAAGGCATTTCAGGATAAATACTATGTGTATGGGATTAAGGAGGGCAAGCAATAA